The DNA sequence GCTAGATATTATTTCAATAAATCAGTGACTAAACTTACTTATGCAGAAGCAAGTTTACTTGTGGGTTTATTACCGGCACCTTCTCTATACAATCCCATTCGCAATCCAGAAGTTGCATTTAAAAAACAAAAAGCTGTAATGATGGCTCTGGTTGATATTGAAGTCCTCACCGAAAAAAAAGCTCAGAAGAATCTAAATGAATTCAGAGTTTTCTATCAAATCAAAGAGAACGATGAAGACAATCCCCACGGTACCATTGCAAAAAATGGAACAAATCGTTTGTTCCAAGTAAATGATGCACCTGAAATTAATGAATATGTATTAAAGCATTTGAATGAGACAATAGAAGGGTTTCATGAATCAGAAGCAAATATAAAAGTATATACAACAATCGATATTCTAAAACAAAAAACATCTACAAACGTTTTAAATGCAGATATAGAATCCTTAAGATGGAACTTTCGTAACCAAGCGACATTCAGTTATAATGAAAGTAAAAATTATGCCTCAGGTATCAATGGGGTGATATTTTCAATCCATCCTTTCACTGGTGATGTGTTGGCAGTTTCCGGTGGAATCAAAAACGGAGATTATTATCGCAATATGATACGCACTTTTTATATGAGACGCCAAGTTGGCTCTGCTTTAAAAGGATTTTTGTATTGTGCTGCTCTAGAGGAAGGCACTATCGAACCCAACACAATTCTAAAGGATGAGCCAATCAATATATCGGGATATAAACCTAAAAATTGGTATGGAAAGTATCTTGGCGATATTACCATTGAACAAGCATTACAACAATCCGTAAATACAGTCGCAGTTACGGTTTTAAAAGATTTAGGAATTTCTAATTACGTTGATTATCTGGCGAATGGTTTAAATTTATCTTACTCTGAAAAAGATAGATTTCCAAAAGATTTAACATTGGCTTTAGGATCCGCTGATTTTTCGCCTCTAGAAGTCGCCATTCTCTATTCTGAAATTGTGAACGGTGGTGAAATTATCGAAGAAACCATCATTAGAAAAATTGTCCTCAATGAGGATGTGATTTTTGAGTCTAACTCTAGTTCAAGCAGTCATAAAAAACTATTTAATTCTAAAAATACATCTACCATCATTCATTTTTTAAAATCAGTGTTTGCTAGTGGTGGTACTGCCTCTTGGATTGGGAAAAAACAAAAACAAAATTCGAAGTTTTTGAATTTTGACATCGCTGGGAAATCAGGAACCGTTGAAAATGATAATGCAAATTTTAAAAAACTAAAAGGAGCTCGAGATATTTGGTTTGTGGGAATCACTCCAGAGGAAATAACGGTTGTTTGGTTTGGGCATGAAAAAGGAGTCCCTATCCCGGGCTCAGGCTCTTCAATGGCAGCATCTACTTGGGCACAATATGCGCAAAATGCAATTCATCCAAATGATAAAAATCGAAAATTTAATTTAGATTTTGTACCGCAACCTGAAGATATGGAAGTTCCAACAAACTCTTCATGGGATCTACCGTCTGCGGAAGGAGAGAAGGAACCTGCGGATGAAACGGTTCCTTACGACAAGGATCGAGAAGATTCGATTCCGAATGAAGAGAAATTTTATACAACACCTACAGAGAAACCTAAAGGTTAAAGTTAAATCATATCATTCAATTTTTGGATTTCTATTTGGATGCTATCCCATAGATATGCGGTCTTATTGGGAAAAATATAGTTTTTAAGGAAAGTTTTTCAATTTTGAGATTTGAAAAACCAGCATCGATTAATGTATTATACGTATCTCTATTTAAATTGCACCCTTCAAAAAACCAATGCCAAGGATAATGCAATTTGTCTTGTATCCATTTAAGAAGTGTTCCCTTATTTGCCTCTACATGTTCCAGGAAAATAAATTTACCACCAGGTTTTAAAACTCGTTTAATTTCATTTAAAACAAGAATTGGATCTTCAACTGTACAAAGTACTAAACTACAAACTATAGTATCAATGGTAGAATTTGCAAATGGTAATTTGTCAGCATATAAATTCAAAATCTCCAAGTTGACCTTGTACTTTTGTGCAGATTTTTGAAGTA is a window from the Leptospira harrisiae genome containing:
- a CDS encoding transglycosylase domain-containing protein, with the translated sequence MNWNTLVQIVRRYSNVFLTFLKDKKNQIRRYLIRGFIFSVFFLFLLTCYQTAVFFYHKKSITHDLEQLQTALTKNGSTAMVPKQLVLIFDRNQNVIGKYNSGVSLTLSAKQCNEAKVFQQTLIASEDREFLTHSGFSIKGVLRAFIQNLLSFRIRQGGGTISQQLARNLFTDKTRNSINRKIYETIVALYLESILGKSEIICLYMNKAYFGQNSYGVEEAARYYFNKSVTKLTYAEASLLVGLLPAPSLYNPIRNPEVAFKKQKAVMMALVDIEVLTEKKAQKNLNEFRVFYQIKENDEDNPHGTIAKNGTNRLFQVNDAPEINEYVLKHLNETIEGFHESEANIKVYTTIDILKQKTSTNVLNADIESLRWNFRNQATFSYNESKNYASGINGVIFSIHPFTGDVLAVSGGIKNGDYYRNMIRTFYMRRQVGSALKGFLYCAALEEGTIEPNTILKDEPINISGYKPKNWYGKYLGDITIEQALQQSVNTVAVTVLKDLGISNYVDYLANGLNLSYSEKDRFPKDLTLALGSADFSPLEVAILYSEIVNGGEIIEETIIRKIVLNEDVIFESNSSSSSHKKLFNSKNTSTIIHFLKSVFASGGTASWIGKKQKQNSKFLNFDIAGKSGTVENDNANFKKLKGARDIWFVGITPEEITVVWFGHEKGVPIPGSGSSMAASTWAQYAQNAIHPNDKNRKFNLDFVPQPEDMEVPTNSSWDLPSAEGEKEPADETVPYDKDREDSIPNEEKFYTTPTEKPKG
- a CDS encoding class I SAM-dependent methyltransferase, which codes for MCTQKISKLSLVNAYFFHYLQRYMHYKYRNIKYNIYANLPNTIVELGPGVGSNMRYYKQNTTLLAIEPNLGMHHLLQKSAQKYKVNLEILNLYADKLPFANSTIDTIVCSLVLCTVEDPILVLNEIKRVLKPGGKFIFLEHVEANKGTLLKWIQDKLHYPWHWFFEGCNLNRDTYNTLIDAGFSNLKIEKLSLKTIFFPIRPHIYGIASK